A single genomic interval of Legionella israelensis harbors:
- the lolD gene encoding lipoprotein-releasing ABC transporter ATP-binding protein LolD, translating to MSKPIIECQNLYKSYHDGTSTVEVLNGIDFTIRPADRVAIVGPSGSGKSTLLHLLGGLDKPTQGEVLIQNENWQKLNEKKRCRLRNQQLGFIYQFHHLLPEFTALENTAMPLLLAGLTIEHARQQAHEILKNVGLANRETHKPSQLSGGERQRVAIARALAHKPKCVLADEPTGNLDQHTASKIFELMLEINEKMKTALVIVTHDQQLAEKMDEKFILQEGKLAP from the coding sequence ATGAGTAAACCCATTATTGAATGTCAAAATTTGTATAAATCATACCATGATGGTACTTCAACGGTAGAAGTGCTGAATGGGATCGACTTTACCATCCGCCCTGCAGATAGAGTTGCCATTGTAGGTCCATCAGGCTCTGGCAAAAGCACGTTACTGCACCTTTTAGGTGGCCTTGATAAACCCACGCAGGGAGAAGTCCTTATTCAAAATGAAAACTGGCAGAAATTGAATGAAAAAAAACGCTGTCGGTTACGAAATCAGCAATTAGGATTTATTTATCAGTTTCATCACCTTCTTCCTGAATTTACCGCTCTTGAGAACACAGCCATGCCTTTATTACTGGCGGGTTTGACCATTGAACATGCGCGTCAGCAAGCACATGAAATATTAAAGAATGTTGGACTGGCAAACCGAGAAACACATAAGCCATCCCAGCTTTCCGGAGGCGAGCGTCAGCGAGTCGCCATTGCCCGAGCCTTAGCCCACAAGCCTAAATGCGTGCTTGCCGATGAACCGACAGGGAATCTTGATCAGCATACAGCGAGTAAAATTTTTGAGCTGATGCTTGAAATAAATGAAAAAATGAAAACGGCTTTGGTGATTGTAACGCACGATCAGCAGTTAGCAGAAAAAATGGATGAAAAGTTCATATTACAGGAAGGGAAATTAGCCCCTTAA
- the asnS gene encoding asparagine--tRNA ligase produces MSEVFTVKQCVEGEISVDHTVTVQGWVKTRRDSKAGLSFISLQDGSCFSPIQIVAVKQLDNYEQEILKLTSGCAIIATGKLVVSQGKGQSFEVQAEKIEVIGWVENPDNYPIQAKRHTLEFLREVAHLRPRTNTIGAATRIRHCLAQAIHRFFHEKGYFWIHTPIITASDCEGAGELFRVSTLDLLNLPKTEKGEIDFSKDFFGRETYLTVSGQLNAEAYCLAMSKVYTFGPTFRAENSNTSRHLAEFWMIEPELAFATLADICDLSQSLLRYLCKTVLDERPDDMDFFNQFVSPGCIERLEHIVESDFEIMTYTDAITALEKAERTFEFPVHWGLDLQSEHERYLAEELCKKPVIITDYPKEVKGFYMRLNDDGKTVAAMDVLAPGIGEIIGGSQREERLHILDQRMDECHLDKEFYHWYRDLRRYGTVPHAGFGLGFERLISYVTGLPNVRDVIPFPRTPGHVDY; encoded by the coding sequence ATGTCAGAAGTTTTTACTGTGAAGCAATGCGTGGAAGGTGAAATCAGTGTGGATCATACTGTTACTGTCCAGGGATGGGTAAAAACACGGCGTGATTCCAAAGCAGGACTTTCTTTTATCAGCTTACAAGACGGTTCATGTTTTTCACCTATACAGATTGTGGCTGTTAAACAATTGGATAACTATGAGCAGGAAATTCTTAAATTAACTTCCGGTTGTGCAATTATAGCCACTGGGAAATTGGTTGTTTCCCAGGGTAAAGGACAATCATTTGAAGTTCAGGCCGAAAAAATAGAGGTTATCGGCTGGGTTGAAAATCCAGACAATTATCCCATACAAGCTAAGCGTCATACCTTGGAATTTTTACGTGAGGTAGCGCATTTACGCCCAAGGACAAATACCATCGGTGCTGCAACGCGTATTCGCCATTGTTTGGCACAAGCCATCCATCGATTTTTTCATGAGAAAGGCTATTTCTGGATTCATACGCCTATCATTACAGCCAGTGATTGTGAAGGTGCTGGCGAGTTATTTCGCGTGTCTACGCTGGATTTGTTGAATCTACCTAAAACAGAGAAAGGGGAAATAGATTTCAGCAAAGATTTTTTTGGTCGTGAAACTTATCTCACTGTTTCTGGTCAGTTAAATGCTGAAGCCTATTGTCTGGCGATGTCTAAAGTATACACGTTTGGACCGACTTTCCGTGCTGAAAATTCAAATACCAGTCGACATCTTGCCGAGTTCTGGATGATTGAGCCAGAATTAGCCTTTGCCACTTTAGCGGATATCTGTGATTTGAGTCAGTCATTGCTTAGATACTTGTGTAAGACCGTATTGGATGAGCGTCCTGACGACATGGATTTTTTCAATCAGTTTGTTTCTCCCGGTTGTATTGAGCGTCTGGAGCATATCGTTGAATCGGATTTTGAAATCATGACGTATACCGATGCTATAACGGCTCTTGAAAAAGCGGAGCGAACTTTTGAATTTCCAGTGCACTGGGGGCTGGATTTACAGTCCGAGCATGAACGTTATCTGGCTGAGGAATTATGCAAGAAACCAGTGATCATTACGGATTATCCTAAAGAGGTGAAGGGTTTTTACATGCGCCTTAACGACGATGGCAAGACCGTTGCGGCAATGGACGTGCTTGCACCTGGTATTGGCGAAATTATCGGGGGCAGTCAGCGGGAAGAGAGATTGCATATACTGGATCAGCGCATGGATGAATGCCATTTAGATAAGGAGTTTTATCACTGGTATCGTGATTTGCGCCGTTATGGCACAGTGCCTCATGCTGGTTTTGGTCTTGGATTTGAGCGCCTGATTAGCTATGTTACGGGTCTTCCCAATGTGCGTGACGTTATTCCATTTCCACGTACGCCCGGACATGTGGACTATTAA
- a CDS encoding lipoprotein-releasing ABC transporter permease subunit gives MFKPLALFIGLRYTRAKKKNHFVSFISLSSMLGIALGVMVLITVLSVMNGFDEEIHQRFFGMAPEITITGQDNQIDDWKTLAEKLEKEKGIKAVAPYVGGQGLLTHEGQVLPIVLTGILPEREKDVTHLQDKLIAGKMSDLEHFGMILGRGLADRLGVMLGDKVTIMIPQATVTPAGMIPRFKRFTVKGIFSAGSGFNFDTQLAFINLKDSQKLLRLGDNVSGVKMKINQIYQAPEISADLSFRLGPSYQVGNWTQQFGAFFQAVKLEKTMMFLILLLIIAVAAFNLVSSLVMVVNDKQAEIAILRTIGASPSNILWIFIVQGMMVGIVGTVLGMIGGLLLASNATEIVNSLQSFFNVQVLSSSIYFVDYLPSKILISDLWHICVAALFMSFVATIYPAWRASRTVIAEALHYE, from the coding sequence ATGTTTAAACCTTTAGCGCTATTTATTGGCCTGCGTTACACCCGTGCTAAAAAAAAGAACCATTTTGTTTCTTTTATTTCCTTAAGTTCCATGTTAGGAATTGCATTGGGTGTTATGGTATTAATCACGGTGCTTTCAGTAATGAACGGCTTTGATGAGGAAATTCATCAACGCTTCTTCGGTATGGCTCCCGAAATAACGATCACCGGGCAGGATAATCAAATCGATGACTGGAAAACGCTGGCCGAAAAACTGGAAAAGGAAAAAGGGATAAAAGCCGTTGCGCCTTATGTTGGTGGACAAGGCTTGCTCACCCATGAAGGACAGGTCTTACCCATTGTTCTGACCGGAATTCTGCCGGAAAGAGAAAAAGATGTGACCCATCTACAGGATAAGCTGATTGCAGGTAAAATGTCTGATCTGGAGCATTTTGGTATGATTCTCGGCCGCGGTCTCGCCGATCGGCTGGGGGTAATGTTAGGTGATAAAGTCACCATCATGATTCCGCAGGCAACTGTAACGCCAGCAGGGATGATCCCACGTTTCAAGCGCTTCACGGTAAAAGGTATTTTTTCAGCCGGGTCAGGGTTTAATTTTGATACACAGCTGGCCTTTATTAATCTGAAAGATTCGCAGAAACTTTTAAGACTTGGCGATAATGTCAGTGGTGTAAAAATGAAAATCAATCAGATTTATCAGGCACCAGAAATTTCAGCGGACCTATCCTTTCGCCTTGGTCCTTCCTATCAGGTGGGGAACTGGACACAGCAGTTCGGTGCTTTTTTCCAGGCCGTTAAACTTGAAAAAACAATGATGTTTCTCATTTTATTGCTCATCATCGCTGTGGCCGCATTTAACCTGGTATCTTCACTGGTGATGGTGGTGAACGACAAACAGGCTGAAATTGCCATTTTACGCACAATAGGCGCCTCCCCTTCTAATATACTTTGGATATTTATTGTCCAGGGGATGATGGTTGGAATTGTCGGTACCGTTTTGGGCATGATTGGAGGGCTGCTGCTTGCATCCAATGCCACTGAGATTGTGAATTCCTTACAATCCTTTTTTAATGTACAGGTACTTTCATCCAGTATTTATTTCGTGGATTACCTCCCTTCCAAAATTTTAATCAGTGATTTGTGGCATATCTGCGTCGCAGCACTATTCATGAGTTTTGTTGCCACCATTTATCCGGCATGGCGTGCATCAAGAACGGTCATTGCGGAGGCACTGCATTATGAGTAA
- the maiA gene encoding maleylacetoacetate isomerase yields the protein MKLYDYFRSTASYRVRIALNLKQLPHEKIPIHLVLHGGEQHQPAYRKMNPQGLVPSLTVDHMVLSQSLAIIEYLDEIAPDPPLLPELPIEKATVRMLAQMIACDIHPLNNLRVLNRLKEQFKADEEQKLQWYHHWLKIGFEALEARLQDIDRTVPVCFGDKVSLADLCLVPQVYNAKRFALPLDDFPLIQQINEHCLTKEAFYMAAPQDT from the coding sequence ATAAAACTTTATGATTATTTTCGATCGACGGCTAGCTATAGAGTCAGGATTGCCTTAAACCTTAAGCAACTCCCACATGAAAAAATTCCAATACATCTGGTGCTTCATGGGGGTGAACAGCATCAACCGGCTTATCGCAAGATGAATCCTCAAGGTTTAGTTCCTTCTCTTACAGTGGATCATATGGTTTTAAGCCAGTCTTTGGCCATTATTGAATATCTTGATGAAATTGCGCCTGACCCACCATTATTACCTGAGCTGCCCATCGAAAAAGCTACGGTGCGAATGTTGGCGCAAATGATTGCCTGTGATATTCATCCGCTTAATAATTTAAGGGTGCTAAACCGCTTAAAAGAACAGTTTAAAGCGGATGAAGAGCAGAAGCTTCAATGGTATCATCATTGGCTTAAAATAGGTTTTGAGGCACTTGAAGCACGGCTGCAAGACATTGATCGAACTGTCCCGGTGTGTTTTGGTGATAAAGTCTCATTGGCTGATCTCTGCTTGGTTCCTCAAGTCTATAATGCCAAACGCTTTGCTTTGCCACTGGATGATTTTCCCCTCATCCAGCAGATCAATGAGCATTGTCTGACTAAAGAAGCCTTTTATATGGCTGCCCCGCAAGACACATGA
- a CDS encoding porin family protein, whose amino-acid sequence MNKKLSFLAFFNSLPLYAGAMGEVVPPDYPWFASISTGYSWTEKPGIKNPDPAVWDPAIQGYDASLGDRGFYTFAIGKQVHQYVDISVSYLNHEVFDYQKFQSGALAGQPGFTGNERTRFFRLSNRALLVNGFLHPDRSWANFLGIELMPFVGDGIGFSHNEVRDFHTIGNIVVAGIPIGSTSSVGKPSSK is encoded by the coding sequence GTGAATAAAAAACTTAGCTTTCTTGCCTTTTTCAATTCATTACCATTATATGCAGGAGCTATGGGCGAAGTTGTTCCCCCTGATTATCCTTGGTTTGCTTCTATAAGCACAGGTTATTCTTGGACTGAGAAACCAGGCATTAAGAATCCGGATCCGGCTGTTTGGGATCCTGCTATTCAAGGTTATGACGCCAGTTTAGGTGACAGAGGTTTTTACACTTTTGCTATTGGCAAACAAGTTCATCAATACGTTGATATTAGTGTTAGTTATTTAAATCATGAAGTATTTGATTATCAAAAATTTCAATCAGGTGCTCTGGCTGGTCAACCGGGTTTTACGGGTAATGAGAGAACTCGCTTTTTCCGATTATCTAACCGTGCACTCTTGGTGAATGGTTTTTTGCATCCTGATAGAAGCTGGGCTAATTTCCTGGGTATTGAACTGATGCCATTTGTTGGAGATGGAATTGGTTTTTCTCACAATGAAGTGCGTGATTTTCATACTATAGGAAACATAGTCGTTGCTGGAATACCTATTGGCTCCACCAGCTCTGTTGGCAAGCCATCGAGTAAATAG